The Rhodocytophaga rosea genome has a segment encoding these proteins:
- the queA gene encoding tRNA preQ1(34) S-adenosylmethionine ribosyltransferase-isomerase QueA, translating to MKLSEFKFDLPANLLALYPAENRDEARMMVVNRKAKTIEHKVFKDIIDYFGDGDVMVINNTKVFPARLYGNKEKTGAKIEVFLLRELNKEAHLWDVLVDPARKIRVGNKLYFGDGDLVAEVIDNTTSRGRTIRFLYDGSDADFYKTIDELGETPLPKYIKRKAEPADRERYQTIYAEHTGAVAAPTAGLHFTRQVMKRLEIKGVDITPITLHVGLGTFRPVDVEDLTKHKMDSENFIVSDLTADKVNGALDARKRVCAIGTTTMRALESSVSANGRLKANQGWTDKFIFPPYDFRIPNALVTNFHMPESTLLMMTCAFGGYDLIMQAYTTAVKEKYRFFSYGDVMLIL from the coding sequence ATGAAATTATCAGAATTTAAATTCGACCTGCCTGCCAACCTATTAGCCCTGTATCCTGCTGAAAACCGTGATGAAGCCAGAATGATGGTGGTAAACCGGAAAGCTAAAACGATTGAACACAAAGTTTTCAAAGACATTATCGACTACTTCGGTGATGGGGATGTAATGGTGATTAACAATACAAAGGTTTTTCCGGCCAGACTGTATGGCAATAAGGAAAAGACCGGGGCTAAAATAGAGGTTTTTCTATTGCGTGAGCTCAACAAAGAAGCGCATTTATGGGACGTACTCGTAGATCCCGCCCGGAAAATCAGGGTTGGAAATAAACTCTATTTTGGCGATGGCGACCTGGTCGCTGAGGTAATTGACAATACTACTTCCAGAGGCCGTACCATCCGCTTCCTCTACGATGGCTCTGATGCTGACTTCTACAAAACCATAGATGAGCTTGGCGAAACGCCTTTACCAAAGTATATCAAAAGAAAAGCCGAACCTGCCGACCGGGAGCGTTATCAAACGATTTATGCCGAACATACCGGTGCAGTAGCCGCGCCTACCGCCGGATTGCATTTTACCCGTCAGGTTATGAAGCGTCTGGAGATAAAAGGGGTGGATATTACACCTATTACTTTGCATGTAGGCTTAGGAACATTCCGCCCGGTAGATGTGGAAGACCTGACCAAGCACAAGATGGATTCTGAAAACTTTATTGTATCAGATCTTACTGCTGATAAAGTAAATGGTGCGCTGGATGCCCGCAAAAGAGTATGTGCCATCGGTACTACTACCATGCGTGCCCTGGAATCGTCTGTTTCTGCCAATGGCCGCCTCAAAGCGAATCAGGGCTGGACGGATAAATTTATCTTTCCGCCATATGATTTCCGTATTCCCAATGCCCTTGTAACCAATTTCCACATGCCTGAATCTACACTGCTGATGATGACCTGTGCATTTGGCGGCTACGACCTGATTATGCAGGCTTATACTACGGCTGTAAAGGAGAAATACCGTTTCTTTAGTTATGGCGATGTTATGCTGATTTTATAA
- a CDS encoding ABC transporter permease: MLFLQLTFESFRFAWHALKSNLTRTILSLLGVTVGIFAIIAVFTIIDSLEKNIRDSMAFLGDKVIYVQKFPWVFGPNYPWWKYVNRPMPNVREFRFLERNLENRQGVAIFDFKSNVTFRSGNNSIEGSNVQGVSYDYSIVSEVPIEEGRYFSIQEVDAAREVAVIGFNIAESLFPNTDPIGKTFKIKGLPFKVIAVMEKQGSSIMGGPDYDNTSLIPYGAFSKMYTTRWSQPLIAVKGLETDEGLMELESEITGLMRSRRGLKPTQEDNFALNRPEMAGNAITSVFGVINFAGGFISFFSILVGGFGIANIMFVSVKERTNIIGIQKSLGAKNYFILFQFLFEAVFLCLLGGGVGILIVYLLTFIPLGSLEVILSFKNIMIGLGLSSIIGVLAGIIPAFVAARLDPVIAIRSK, translated from the coding sequence ATGCTATTCCTTCAACTGACCTTTGAGAGTTTCCGTTTTGCCTGGCATGCCCTGAAAAGTAATCTGACCCGAACGATTCTTTCCTTGTTGGGAGTAACGGTGGGTATTTTTGCCATTATTGCGGTATTTACCATTATAGATTCCCTCGAAAAGAACATTCGTGATAGTATGGCTTTTTTAGGAGATAAGGTGATCTATGTACAAAAATTCCCCTGGGTATTTGGCCCTAATTATCCCTGGTGGAAATATGTGAACCGCCCTATGCCCAATGTACGGGAATTCCGCTTTCTGGAGCGGAACCTGGAGAACCGCCAGGGGGTAGCTATTTTCGATTTTAAAAGCAATGTTACCTTCAGAAGTGGTAATAATAGCATCGAAGGGTCTAATGTACAAGGCGTTTCGTATGATTACAGTATCGTTTCGGAAGTACCAATAGAAGAGGGCCGGTATTTTTCTATTCAGGAGGTAGATGCAGCAAGGGAAGTGGCTGTTATAGGTTTTAATATCGCTGAATCCTTATTTCCTAATACAGATCCGATTGGTAAAACCTTTAAAATAAAGGGTTTACCTTTTAAAGTGATCGCCGTGATGGAAAAGCAGGGTTCCAGTATTATGGGAGGGCCAGATTATGATAATACCAGCCTGATTCCGTATGGAGCTTTTAGTAAAATGTATACCACCAGATGGTCGCAGCCACTAATCGCTGTAAAAGGGCTGGAAACAGATGAAGGATTAATGGAACTTGAATCAGAGATAACCGGACTGATGCGTTCCAGAAGAGGCTTAAAACCTACTCAGGAAGATAATTTTGCATTGAATAGGCCTGAAATGGCAGGAAACGCCATAACTTCGGTTTTTGGTGTAATAAATTTTGCAGGAGGCTTTATTAGCTTTTTTTCTATATTAGTAGGTGGCTTTGGCATTGCCAATATCATGTTTGTATCTGTAAAAGAACGCACTAATATTATCGGGATACAAAAATCGCTGGGCGCTAAAAATTATTTTATTCTATTCCAGTTCCTGTTTGAAGCAGTGTTTTTATGTTTATTGGGAGGAGGGGTTGGCATTCTGATTGTATATCTACTCACATTTATTCCATTAGGAAGTCTGGAAGTTATTTTATCTTTTAAAAATATAATGATTGGGTTAGGCCTTTCAAGCATTATTGGTGTTTTAGCCGGTATTATTCCAGCTTTCGTAGCTGCTAGACTCGATCCGGTAATTGCCATCCGATCCAAATAA
- a CDS encoding YicC family protein, with protein sequence MKAYYKELFQVSADIGASQQDIFRIILQMPDVFSYESSSDELSRDWELIKKGVQEAVEACNTFRIQEGAELSRSLTLYIEKIRSLLTQVNAHDPERIEKIRSRISTHISEIVADEHFDKNRFEQEMIYYIEKLDISEEKVRLRLHLDYFMEVLTKEEAPGKKLNFISQEIGREINTIGSKANDAIIQRHVIDMKEELEKIKEQSLNIL encoded by the coding sequence GTGAAAGCATATTATAAAGAACTTTTCCAGGTTTCTGCTGACATTGGCGCTTCCCAGCAGGATATCTTCCGCATCATTTTGCAGATGCCGGATGTGTTTTCTTACGAAAGCAGCAGCGATGAATTATCCAGAGATTGGGAATTGATTAAAAAAGGAGTGCAGGAAGCCGTAGAAGCCTGTAATACTTTCAGAATACAGGAAGGGGCAGAACTGTCGAGAAGCCTAACATTATATATAGAAAAAATCCGTTCCTTGCTTACCCAGGTAAATGCCCATGACCCGGAACGTATAGAGAAAATCCGCAGCCGTATTTCTACACACATCAGCGAGATTGTAGCCGACGAACATTTTGATAAGAACCGCTTTGAACAGGAAATGATCTACTACATTGAAAAGTTAGACATCAGCGAAGAAAAAGTACGCTTACGCCTGCACCTGGATTATTTTATGGAAGTATTAACTAAAGAAGAGGCACCAGGCAAAAAACTGAATTTCATTTCCCAGGAAATAGGCCGGGAAATAAATACCATTGGTTCAAAGGCAAATGATGCCATTATTCAGCGCCATGTGATTGATATGAAGGAGGAACTGGAGAAAATCAAAGAACAATCGCTAAATATTTTATAA
- a CDS encoding YicC/YloC family endoribonuclease, whose translation MIKSMTGYGTARLASESLEVTVDIKSLNSKSLDASIRMPKNFSDKEPEIRAILNQLLERGKVNVSIEVQAVGR comes from the coding sequence ATGATCAAATCGATGACCGGCTATGGAACGGCCAGATTAGCCAGTGAATCCCTGGAAGTAACCGTAGATATTAAGTCCCTGAATTCAAAATCGCTGGATGCTTCTATCCGGATGCCTAAAAATTTTTCTGACAAAGAGCCTGAGATCAGAGCCATTCTCAATCAACTCCTGGAAAGAGGCAAGGTAAATGTAAGTATTGAAGTGCAGGCAGTGGGGAGGTAA
- a CDS encoding 2-C-methyl-D-erythritol 4-phosphate cytidylyltransferase: MDSNYAIIVAGGSGSRMQTFLPKQFIKIGSKPVLMHTIERFHQYSPQLHIILVLPSQEIQTWEELCDQYNFTIPVQTVAGGPTRFHSVQNGLSAISAEEGLVAVHDGVRPFVSIETISQSFAVAKEKGCAITMVPLKDSIRRIDPTGNNFSEDRRAFCLVQTPQTFRLSILRQSFAQATDSSRFTDDASVAEAAGYAISLIEGSYRNIKITTPEDLIWAEAVISMQGNN; the protein is encoded by the coding sequence ATGGACTCCAACTATGCCATTATTGTAGCCGGTGGCAGTGGCAGCCGGATGCAGACTTTCCTACCCAAACAATTTATTAAAATAGGCAGCAAACCTGTTTTAATGCATACCATTGAGCGTTTCCACCAGTATTCTCCGCAATTGCACATTATTCTGGTTTTGCCTTCACAAGAAATTCAAACCTGGGAAGAGTTATGCGATCAATATAATTTTACTATTCCGGTACAAACAGTTGCCGGAGGACCAACCCGCTTTCATTCCGTACAAAATGGACTATCGGCTATTTCAGCAGAGGAAGGGCTTGTAGCCGTGCATGATGGTGTACGGCCATTTGTATCTATAGAGACCATTTCCCAGAGTTTTGCTGTAGCCAAAGAAAAGGGATGTGCCATTACAATGGTTCCCTTGAAAGATTCTATCCGGAGAATAGATCCAACAGGGAATAATTTTTCAGAAGACCGCAGGGCTTTTTGCCTGGTACAAACGCCTCAAACTTTCCGGCTTTCCATACTCCGGCAAAGTTTTGCCCAGGCAACAGATAGTTCCCGCTTTACAGATGATGCCAGTGTGGCTGAAGCAGCCGGATATGCTATATCGCTGATTGAGGGCTCCTACCGGAATATAAAAATCACCACTCCCGAAGACCTGATCTGGGCTGAAGCAGTGATCTCCATGCAGGGAAATAATTAG